A DNA window from Porphyromonas gingivalis ATCC 33277 contains the following coding sequences:
- the radA gene encoding DNA repair protein RadA: MAKEKTIYVCRSCGTKYAKWQGNCNACGEWNCIDEEKVPAPASGKHAAKSFMPREQDNRPRLLQDVESGDEERIRLGDEEFDRVLGGGIVKGAFVLLGGEPGIGKSTLILQTVLRLPQLRTLYVSGEESARQLKMRAERLGQAMNECYVYCETNIERILSRAEELTPDLLVIDSIQTVYTEEMESSAGSVGQIRECAALLLKYCKTTGIPVIVIGHITKEGSIAGPKVLEHIVDTVLLFDGDKHHLYRILRGQKNRYGSTSELGIYEMRQDGLRGVENPSEHLITRNREDLSGIAIAVAMEGIRPILIEAQALVSSAIYANPQRSATGFDIRRMNMLLAVLEKRAGFKLIQKDVFLNIAGGIKIADPATDLAVISAVLASSLDIVIPPAVCMTGEVGLSGEIRPVSRIEQRITEARRIGFKEILVPADNFRQEDAGRFGIRLVPVRKVEEAFRHLFSKGRE, translated from the coding sequence ATGGCTAAGGAGAAAACGATCTACGTCTGCCGTTCGTGCGGAACCAAATACGCCAAATGGCAAGGCAACTGCAATGCCTGTGGAGAGTGGAACTGCATTGATGAGGAAAAGGTGCCGGCACCGGCATCGGGCAAGCATGCAGCCAAGAGTTTTATGCCTCGGGAGCAGGACAACCGGCCAAGACTCTTACAGGATGTGGAGTCCGGCGATGAAGAGCGTATTCGCCTCGGCGATGAAGAGTTCGACCGCGTACTGGGTGGAGGAATTGTCAAAGGAGCATTTGTCCTACTTGGCGGCGAGCCGGGAATCGGTAAGTCCACGCTTATCCTCCAGACGGTGCTGCGTCTGCCGCAGTTGCGCACGCTCTACGTGTCGGGTGAAGAAAGTGCCCGACAGCTGAAGATGCGCGCCGAACGACTGGGGCAAGCCATGAATGAGTGCTACGTATACTGCGAAACGAATATAGAGAGGATACTCTCCCGTGCAGAAGAACTCACACCCGATCTCCTCGTGATAGACTCTATACAGACGGTCTATACCGAGGAAATGGAAAGCTCGGCCGGCAGCGTGGGGCAGATCCGCGAATGTGCCGCCTTACTGCTCAAATACTGCAAGACTACGGGTATCCCCGTCATCGTCATCGGACACATCACCAAAGAAGGTAGCATAGCCGGACCGAAGGTGCTGGAGCATATAGTGGATACGGTGCTCCTCTTCGACGGGGATAAGCATCATCTCTACCGGATACTCCGAGGACAGAAGAACCGCTATGGCAGTACTTCCGAGCTGGGGATATACGAGATGCGGCAGGACGGTCTGCGTGGCGTGGAGAATCCGAGCGAACATCTCATCACACGCAATAGGGAAGACCTCAGTGGCATAGCCATAGCCGTAGCGATGGAGGGCATTCGCCCGATACTCATCGAAGCGCAGGCTTTGGTCAGCTCAGCCATTTATGCCAATCCGCAGCGTTCGGCCACGGGCTTCGATATTCGGCGGATGAACATGCTCTTAGCCGTACTGGAGAAACGTGCCGGCTTCAAGCTCATACAGAAGGATGTGTTTCTGAACATTGCCGGAGGTATCAAAATAGCCGATCCGGCTACGGATCTGGCCGTTATCTCGGCAGTGCTGGCGTCGAGTCTGGACATCGTTATCCCGCCGGCCGTATGTATGACGGGCGAGGTCGGACTCTCCGGAGAGATACGTCCCGTGAGTCGCATCGAGCAGCGCATTACGGAAGCGCGTCGCATAGGGTTCAAAGAGATATTGGTGCCGGCCGATAATTTCCGGCAGGAAGATGCCGGCCGCTTCGGTATTCGGCTCGTGCCGGTCAGAAAGGTGGAGGAAGCCTTCCGCCATCTGTTCTCGAAAGGAAGAGAATAG
- a CDS encoding transglutaminase domain-containing protein, whose translation MKENKLFRIGILAIVALLLTGCKGSDTHFITDADFRKQVQEDLRVKREALSEGDLFEVLERDSLRTEEREALEFLYAYMTLPDIVDYSGDFYLQNVRESFRAREEMSWGKEVPELLFRHFVLPIRVNNENLDSSRMVFYAELKERVKGMSMKEAALEVNHWCHEKATYSPSDPRTRSPLATVKNALGRCGEESTFTVAALRSVGIPARQVYTPRWAHTDDNHAWVEVWVDGKWYFIGACEPAAELNDAWFNSSVVRAMLTHTRVFGRYEGPEEKLFRTANYTEINCIDNYAPTEMIEVKVTDRSGAVVEGADIRFCIYNYSEFYPVVTKQSDAQGQASLRVGKGDMLIWAAKDGLFGYALSKADDRKPLAIALDSFEAQPEWADFKIVPPAGDPIPTTCSPQQISTNDARLLREDSIRAAYEATFATAEQSAALAAELGVDAPALTGILQTSRGNHADIEGFLRSVEAGKARQRAMDLLQTVSPKDLTDTPESLLKVIFRDMAEPAPEAASGEAYRHHLRYVASPRIYTEMLSSFVPTLRSILTAKEQEAMRQDPAELVRWVSSNIRLDTLYNTQYTTITPVGVWRAKRADLRSMGIFFVAMARTLGIPARYDEVTGKIQYSKELMPLRWSDVNLRESKTALKEQGSLALDYTPTALAPNPNYYSRFTVAELQPSGIIRTLYYDENEPTDLKTLFDRPKEMNAGHYFLVTGTRMASGSVLCRMRKFTVEAGKTARQPLELLHDSTDIQVIGSINAEQLYHDLSHAEDRSLLSTTGRGYFAMAILGAGQEPTNHALKDLEKVKADFEQWGRKLILLFPDADGHKRYKPADFPSLPETAVFGLDIQGRNAAMIREAANLPDATNLPIVIIADSFGRVVFVRQGYTIGLGEQMMQVIHRL comes from the coding sequence ATGAAAGAGAACAAACTATTCCGCATCGGGATACTTGCCATCGTTGCCCTCTTGCTCACAGGATGCAAGGGGAGCGATACGCATTTTATCACCGATGCAGACTTCCGCAAACAGGTGCAAGAAGATCTGAGAGTAAAACGCGAAGCTCTATCCGAAGGCGATCTCTTCGAAGTGCTGGAGCGCGATTCGCTCCGTACCGAAGAGCGCGAAGCACTGGAGTTCCTGTATGCCTACATGACTCTGCCGGACATCGTGGACTACTCGGGCGACTTCTACTTGCAGAATGTACGCGAGAGCTTCCGCGCAAGAGAAGAAATGTCGTGGGGTAAGGAAGTGCCCGAACTGCTCTTCCGCCACTTCGTGCTGCCCATACGCGTGAACAATGAGAACCTCGACAGCAGCCGCATGGTGTTCTATGCCGAGCTGAAAGAGCGAGTAAAAGGTATGAGCATGAAAGAAGCCGCTCTGGAGGTGAACCACTGGTGCCACGAGAAAGCTACATACAGCCCCAGCGATCCACGCACTCGCTCTCCGCTTGCAACGGTGAAGAACGCTCTCGGACGTTGCGGTGAGGAGTCCACCTTCACGGTGGCTGCCCTGCGCTCGGTAGGTATTCCTGCCAGACAGGTCTATACGCCGCGCTGGGCACATACGGACGACAACCACGCATGGGTGGAGGTATGGGTAGATGGCAAATGGTACTTCATCGGAGCCTGCGAACCGGCAGCCGAGCTGAACGATGCATGGTTCAACAGCTCCGTTGTCCGCGCCATGCTGACGCATACGCGGGTCTTCGGCCGCTACGAAGGTCCGGAAGAGAAGTTGTTCCGCACGGCCAACTATACGGAGATCAACTGTATCGACAACTATGCCCCGACTGAAATGATCGAAGTCAAAGTCACCGACCGCTCCGGTGCTGTGGTGGAAGGGGCCGATATTCGTTTCTGCATCTACAACTATTCGGAGTTCTATCCCGTAGTGACGAAGCAATCCGATGCTCAAGGACAGGCTTCCCTGCGTGTAGGCAAAGGCGACATGCTCATCTGGGCAGCCAAGGACGGACTCTTCGGTTATGCCCTGTCCAAGGCCGACGATCGCAAACCGCTGGCCATCGCACTGGACAGCTTCGAAGCACAGCCCGAATGGGCCGATTTCAAAATCGTACCACCTGCAGGAGATCCCATCCCCACTACCTGCTCTCCACAGCAGATCAGCACGAACGACGCCCGTCTCCTGCGTGAGGATTCCATTCGGGCAGCCTATGAAGCCACATTCGCCACAGCCGAGCAGTCTGCAGCACTGGCTGCCGAATTGGGTGTGGATGCGCCTGCGCTGACAGGCATCTTACAAACGAGCCGCGGCAACCATGCCGACATCGAAGGTTTCCTACGCTCCGTAGAAGCCGGAAAAGCACGCCAAAGAGCAATGGATCTGCTACAGACCGTTTCGCCCAAGGACCTGACCGACACGCCGGAGTCGCTCCTCAAAGTAATCTTCCGCGACATGGCCGAGCCGGCTCCCGAAGCGGCAAGCGGTGAAGCGTACCGGCACCACCTGCGCTATGTGGCATCGCCTCGTATCTATACGGAGATGCTCAGCTCATTCGTCCCTACACTCCGCAGCATCCTCACCGCCAAAGAGCAGGAAGCCATGCGCCAAGATCCGGCCGAACTGGTTCGCTGGGTAAGCTCGAACATCCGTCTGGACACCCTCTACAACACACAGTACACCACCATCACTCCGGTCGGTGTATGGCGAGCCAAACGAGCAGACCTCCGCTCGATGGGGATCTTCTTCGTAGCCATGGCGCGCACACTCGGCATACCGGCCCGGTACGACGAGGTGACGGGCAAGATCCAATACAGCAAGGAACTGATGCCGCTGCGTTGGAGCGACGTGAATCTGCGCGAGAGCAAGACCGCCCTCAAGGAGCAGGGTTCGCTCGCATTGGATTATACACCGACAGCATTGGCCCCCAATCCCAACTACTACAGCCGCTTCACAGTGGCCGAGCTGCAACCTTCGGGCATCATCCGCACGCTCTATTATGATGAAAATGAACCGACTGACCTGAAGACGCTCTTCGACCGCCCCAAGGAAATGAATGCAGGTCATTATTTCCTCGTTACCGGTACGCGTATGGCCAGTGGCAGCGTATTGTGCCGGATGAGGAAGTTCACGGTAGAAGCCGGTAAGACTGCTCGCCAACCGCTCGAACTGCTACACGATTCGACCGACATTCAGGTGATCGGCTCCATCAATGCCGAACAGCTCTACCACGATCTCTCCCATGCAGAAGACCGCTCGCTCCTCTCTACCACTGGACGCGGCTACTTCGCGATGGCCATACTCGGAGCCGGTCAGGAGCCTACCAACCATGCTCTGAAAGATTTGGAGAAGGTGAAAGCCGACTTCGAGCAGTGGGGGCGCAAGCTGATCCTCCTCTTCCCCGATGCCGACGGACACAAGCGTTACAAACCGGCAGACTTCCCCTCCCTGCCCGAGACAGCCGTATTCGGACTGGATATTCAAGGCCGCAATGCCGCCATGATACGGGAGGCTGCGAACCTGCCTGATGCGACCAATCTGCCGATCGTCATCATCGCCGACTCATTCGGTCGTGTCGTATTCGTCCGTCAAGGCTATACGATCGGTCTGGGCGAGCAGATGATGCAAGTAATCCACCGCCTCTGA
- a CDS encoding MarC family protein, translating to MDFLDKVLQDLSLIDLKEIIGSFVILFVAIDIIGAIPVVLSLKDRGQSFHSGKATTFSCVMMLAFLFIGEPMLNFFGVDVSSFSVAGAIVLFVMAVEMIFGVQIFKDDGPAGSATIVPLVFPLFAGAATFTTILTLRADGIAMTNIAIAILINVAMIYLMLRFVNQLERFFGKGGIYILRKFFGVILLAISVKFFTGNIVKIIETMNEALQK from the coding sequence ATGGATTTTTTAGACAAAGTATTACAAGATTTGAGCCTTATCGACCTGAAAGAGATCATAGGCTCCTTCGTGATTCTATTCGTGGCAATCGATATTATCGGTGCTATTCCGGTAGTACTCAGCCTCAAGGACAGAGGCCAGTCCTTCCATAGCGGCAAGGCCACCACTTTCTCCTGCGTCATGATGCTCGCTTTCCTCTTCATCGGAGAGCCTATGCTGAACTTCTTCGGTGTGGACGTCTCTTCCTTCAGCGTGGCAGGGGCTATCGTCCTCTTCGTGATGGCCGTGGAGATGATATTCGGCGTGCAGATATTCAAGGACGACGGGCCTGCCGGCAGTGCCACCATCGTGCCGCTGGTATTTCCTCTCTTTGCAGGGGCAGCAACCTTTACCACCATCCTCACGCTGCGTGCCGACGGTATAGCGATGACCAACATTGCCATTGCCATCCTTATCAACGTGGCTATGATCTACCTCATGCTCCGTTTCGTAAACCAACTGGAGCGTTTCTTCGGCAAGGGCGGTATATACATCCTGCGCAAGTTCTTCGGTGTCATTCTGCTTGCCATCTCGGTGAAGTTCTTCACCGGCAATATCGTCAAGATCATCGAGACGATGAACGAAGCCTTGCAGAAGTAA
- a CDS encoding exo-beta-N-acetylmuramidase NamZ family protein translates to MIPRFFRKYSIALACISGLMSFSAYTGCQVAGTAHSSRSEEVGSQTAHSEQEISVATPREEVRVVVGAERTELLLPLLRDKRVALVANATSVVGTEREHLLDHLLRQGVNVVKILGPEHGFRGDADAGATVKDERDVRTGIPIVSLYGKNKKPTPRMLADVDVLLFDMQDVGTRFFTYISTLHYVMEACAEEQKKLIVTDRPNPNDYVDGPILQDDCRSFVGVDPLPILHGLTIGELANMINGEGWLGKKEMKCDLTVVPMLGWKHGQEYALPVKPSPNLPTANAIAWYPSLCLFEATIMSVGRGTDFPFEVLGYPKKVFGSFVFVPRPIRGMDSNPLYKGRHCYGVDLRGEKAPRGLSLQLLIRYYRTARREGIKFVNRKQMFNLLAGTKELAQQIEKGRTEEQIRASWQSDLDKYHKLRKKYLLYPTPTE, encoded by the coding sequence ATGATCCCTCGCTTTTTCCGGAAATATTCTATCGCATTAGCCTGCATCAGCGGGCTAATGTCGTTTTCGGCCTATACCGGTTGCCAAGTTGCAGGGACAGCGCATTCGTCGAGGAGTGAGGAGGTCGGGAGTCAGACTGCTCATTCGGAGCAGGAGATTTCGGTTGCAACCCCAAGAGAGGAGGTACGAGTAGTTGTCGGTGCAGAGAGGACAGAGTTGCTCCTGCCTCTTCTCAGAGACAAGCGTGTGGCACTGGTGGCTAATGCTACGAGTGTGGTGGGGACGGAGCGGGAACATCTTCTTGACCATCTGCTTCGGCAGGGAGTCAATGTCGTCAAGATCTTAGGGCCTGAACACGGCTTCCGTGGAGATGCCGATGCCGGGGCAACGGTCAAGGATGAACGGGATGTCAGGACGGGAATCCCTATCGTTTCGCTCTACGGCAAAAACAAGAAACCTACTCCTCGAATGTTGGCCGACGTCGATGTGCTGCTATTCGATATGCAGGATGTCGGGACTCGCTTCTTTACTTATATCAGTACGCTGCACTATGTGATGGAGGCTTGTGCCGAGGAGCAGAAAAAGCTGATCGTTACTGATCGGCCGAACCCGAACGACTACGTGGATGGTCCCATCTTACAAGATGATTGCCGTTCGTTTGTCGGAGTGGATCCGCTGCCTATTCTTCATGGTCTGACGATAGGAGAGCTGGCCAATATGATCAACGGCGAGGGCTGGCTGGGCAAGAAGGAGATGAAGTGCGATCTGACTGTAGTTCCGATGCTGGGTTGGAAGCATGGACAGGAGTACGCCTTGCCGGTGAAGCCGAGCCCCAATCTCCCTACAGCGAATGCCATAGCCTGGTATCCTTCGCTCTGTCTGTTCGAGGCTACGATCATGAGTGTCGGGCGAGGGACCGATTTCCCGTTTGAGGTCTTGGGTTATCCCAAGAAAGTATTCGGCTCTTTCGTTTTCGTTCCACGACCTATTCGCGGTATGGATAGCAATCCACTCTATAAAGGAAGACACTGTTACGGTGTCGATCTCCGAGGCGAAAAAGCTCCACGGGGTCTGTCTCTTCAGTTGCTGATCCGTTATTACCGGACTGCTCGACGGGAGGGCATCAAGTTTGTGAACAGGAAACAGATGTTCAATCTTTTGGCAGGAACGAAAGAATTGGCACAGCAGATCGAAAAAGGCCGGACAGAAGAGCAGATCCGAGCCTCTTGGCAATCGGATCTCGACAAGTACCACAAATTGCGGAAGAAGTATCTGCTTTATCCCACACCGACCGAATAA
- a CDS encoding DUF1661 domain-containing protein, which produces MAHRHLFSFVVREKDGIRLEKTWREKFFVVEREVKIFGTKTKNFSRVFSPKHAPQSDRFRLVICRQQETLFIGSCSSL; this is translated from the coding sequence ATGGCACATAGACATCTTTTCTCTTTTGTCGTTCGGGAAAAAGACGGAATACGGTTGGAAAAGACGTGGCGCGAAAAATTTTTCGTTGTGGAGCGAGAAGTAAAAATTTTTGGAACCAAAACGAAAAATTTCTCGCGCGTGTTTTCGCCAAAACACGCACCGCAATCCGACCGTTTTCGGCTCGTAATCTGCCGACAACAGGAAACTCTTTTCATCGGTTCGTGTAGCTCCTTGTGA
- a CDS encoding arginine deiminase family protein, whose translation MMKILPHVTNETAPLRTVVLGLPDSTGGAPALADTYDAKSYESVLRGTYPSDGDIKIEMDAVLDVLVRHGIEVLRPEPIANYNQIFARDVAFAIDDKLFVSNLIADRARESEAFSPIWDCVGESHLVRLSEDIHAEGGDILLYDDILFIGTYLQKDYPSFKTARTNARAVDFFREFFPHKTIIPIELIKHDTDPMRSVLHLDCAFQPVGRGRAIVYRQGFLHSESFGLITEIFGGRDNLFEITPEEAYMMNTNIFSISPDTVISERNFVRLNNHLREAWGMTVEEVPYAEISKQGGLLRCSTMPLVRE comes from the coding sequence ATGATGAAGATACTACCACACGTTACCAACGAAACGGCTCCCTTGCGCACTGTCGTACTGGGGTTGCCGGATTCGACCGGCGGAGCACCTGCTCTCGCCGACACCTACGATGCCAAGAGCTATGAATCCGTGTTACGGGGCACTTATCCTTCGGACGGGGATATCAAGATAGAGATGGATGCCGTACTCGATGTACTGGTGCGTCATGGCATAGAGGTGCTCCGTCCCGAGCCGATAGCAAACTACAACCAGATATTTGCCCGCGATGTGGCTTTTGCCATCGATGACAAACTCTTCGTATCGAACCTGATAGCCGATCGTGCCCGCGAGTCCGAAGCCTTTTCGCCCATTTGGGATTGTGTCGGAGAGAGCCATCTGGTACGCCTTAGCGAAGATATTCATGCCGAAGGCGGAGACATCCTGTTATATGACGATATTCTTTTCATAGGCACCTACCTTCAGAAGGATTATCCTTCCTTCAAGACGGCCCGAACCAATGCACGGGCTGTAGACTTCTTCCGCGAATTTTTCCCACACAAGACCATCATACCGATAGAGCTGATCAAGCACGACACCGATCCTATGCGCTCGGTGCTCCACCTCGACTGCGCTTTCCAACCCGTAGGCCGCGGCCGCGCCATAGTCTACCGCCAAGGATTCCTGCACTCTGAGAGCTTTGGTCTGATCACAGAGATATTCGGTGGCCGGGACAACCTGTTCGAGATTACACCCGAAGAAGCCTATATGATGAATACCAATATATTCTCCATCAGTCCCGACACGGTGATAAGCGAACGGAACTTTGTCCGTCTGAACAACCACCTGCGTGAGGCATGGGGGATGACCGTAGAGGAAGTACCCTACGCCGAGATCTCCAAGCAGGGTGGACTACTCCGCTGCTCCACGATGCCGTTGGTTCGCGAATAA
- a CDS encoding 3'-5' exonuclease yields the protein MLDFAAIDFETANAERTSVCSVGIIVVRGGEIVHRYYSLIRPEPDYYNYHNTRVHGLTAADTESARIFPDVWAEVEPLIAGLPLVAHNKPFDEGCLKAVFRMYRMDYPDYPFFCTLQAARRQLRHLSDHRLPAVAQCCGYILAQHHQALADAEACAAIALKLL from the coding sequence ATGCTGGACTTTGCTGCCATAGATTTCGAGACGGCCAATGCCGAGCGGACGAGCGTCTGCAGCGTGGGCATCATCGTTGTACGAGGTGGCGAGATCGTACACCGTTATTACAGCCTGATTCGCCCCGAACCGGACTATTACAATTACCACAATACACGCGTACACGGACTGACCGCTGCCGACACCGAGTCGGCACGGATCTTTCCGGACGTGTGGGCCGAAGTGGAGCCTCTGATCGCAGGGCTTCCGCTCGTGGCACACAACAAGCCGTTCGACGAAGGTTGCCTCAAGGCGGTATTCAGGATGTACCGAATGGACTACCCCGACTACCCGTTCTTCTGCACGCTCCAGGCAGCACGCCGCCAACTGCGACACCTCAGCGATCATCGTCTGCCCGCCGTAGCCCAATGCTGCGGATATATATTGGCACAACACCACCAAGCCCTCGCAGATGCAGAAGCCTGTGCCGCCATCGCCCTGAAGCTCTTGTAG
- the fsa gene encoding fructose-6-phosphate aldolase: MKFFIDTANLDQIREANDMGVLDGVTTNPSLMAKEGISGKDNCMRHYLAICEIVDGDVSAEVIATDYEGMIREGEELAALHPQIVVKVPCTAEGIKAIKYFSDKGIRTNCTLIFTVGQALLAAKAGASYVSPFVGRLDDIASDGIKLVENIVAMFGFYRYETEVLAASIRHTQHIIQCLEAGADVATCPLNAIKGLLKHPLTDSGLKAFLEDHRRVNEGK, encoded by the coding sequence ATGAAATTCTTTATCGACACAGCTAATTTGGATCAGATTCGCGAGGCGAACGACATGGGTGTCTTGGACGGCGTTACTACCAATCCGTCTCTGATGGCGAAAGAGGGTATTAGTGGGAAAGACAATTGCATGAGGCACTACTTGGCCATCTGTGAGATTGTCGATGGAGATGTGAGTGCCGAAGTGATAGCTACGGACTACGAAGGTATGATTCGCGAGGGCGAGGAGTTGGCCGCTCTGCATCCGCAGATCGTGGTTAAGGTGCCTTGCACGGCCGAAGGTATCAAGGCTATCAAATACTTCAGCGATAAGGGCATTCGTACCAACTGTACGCTCATCTTTACCGTAGGCCAGGCCCTGCTCGCCGCCAAAGCCGGAGCTTCGTATGTGTCGCCGTTCGTCGGCCGATTGGATGACATCGCCAGCGATGGCATCAAGCTGGTGGAGAATATCGTAGCTATGTTCGGATTCTATCGCTACGAGACGGAGGTGCTTGCTGCCAGCATCCGCCATACGCAGCACATTATTCAGTGCCTCGAAGCCGGTGCCGATGTGGCTACCTGCCCGCTCAACGCCATCAAGGGTCTGCTCAAGCACCCTCTTACGGATAGTGGATTGAAGGCTTTTTTGGAAGATCATCGACGAGTAAACGAAGGCAAATGA
- a CDS encoding M14 family metallopeptidase: MKKKNFLLLGIFVALLTFIGSMQAQQAKDYFNFDERGEAYFSFKVSDRAVLQELALIMSIDEFDPVTNEAIAYASEEEFEAFLRYGLKPTFLTPPSMQRAVEMFDYRSGEKYEWNAYPTYEAYISMMEEFQTKYPSLCTTSVIGKSVKDRKLIICKLTSSANTGKKPRVLYTSTMHGDETTGYVVLLRLIDHLLSNYESDPRIKNILDKTEVWICPLTNPDGAYRAGNHTVQGATRYNANNVDLNRNFKDDVAGDHPDGKPWQPEATAFMDLEGNTSFVLGANIHGGTEVVNYPWDNKKERHADDEWYKLISRNYAAACQSISASYMTSETNSGIINGSDWYVIRGSRQDNANYFHRLREITLEISNTKLVPASQLPKYWNLNKESLLALIEESLYGIHGTVTSAANGQPLKCQILIENHDKRNSDVYSDATTGYYVRPIKAGTYTVKYKAEGYPEATRTITIKDKETVIMDIALGNSVPLPVPDFTASPMTISVGESVQFQDQTTNNPTNWEWTFEGGQPAMSTEQNPLVSYSHPGQYDVTLKVWNASGSNTITKEKFITVNAVMPVAEFVGTPTEIEEGQTVSFQNQSTNATNYVWIFDGGTPATSEDENPTVLYSKAGQYDVTLKAISASGETVKTKEKYITVKKAPVPAPVADFEGTPRKVKKGETVTFKDLSTNNPTSWLWVFEGGSPATSTEQNPVVTYNETGKYDVQLTATNEGGSNVKKAEDYIEVILDDSVEDIVAQTGIVIRPQNGTKQILIEANAPIKAIVLYDINGRVVLKTTPNQLRSTVDLSILPEGIYTINIKTEKSARTEKIHIG, from the coding sequence ATGAAGAAAAAGAATTTTTTGCTTCTTGGCATTTTCGTTGCTTTGCTGACTTTCATCGGCAGCATGCAGGCACAACAGGCCAAAGATTATTTCAACTTTGACGAACGGGGCGAAGCCTACTTCTCATTCAAAGTGTCTGATAGGGCCGTTCTACAAGAGCTGGCTCTGATCATGTCCATCGACGAGTTTGACCCCGTAACCAATGAAGCCATTGCCTATGCCAGCGAAGAGGAGTTCGAGGCATTCCTGCGCTATGGGCTCAAGCCTACATTCTTGACTCCTCCATCCATGCAGCGCGCTGTCGAGATGTTCGACTACCGCTCAGGAGAAAAATACGAATGGAATGCTTACCCCACCTATGAAGCCTATATCAGCATGATGGAAGAGTTCCAAACAAAGTATCCATCACTTTGTACTACTTCCGTCATTGGCAAGTCCGTAAAGGATCGTAAACTGATAATTTGCAAGCTGACGTCCTCTGCCAATACAGGGAAAAAGCCTCGCGTGCTCTATACTTCTACGATGCACGGAGACGAAACGACCGGATATGTGGTACTGCTCCGACTCATAGACCATCTGCTGTCGAACTACGAATCCGATCCGAGGATTAAGAACATTCTGGATAAAACAGAAGTATGGATCTGTCCTTTGACCAATCCGGACGGAGCATACAGAGCCGGAAACCATACCGTACAAGGAGCTACTCGCTACAATGCCAACAATGTCGATTTGAACCGTAACTTCAAGGATGATGTAGCCGGTGATCACCCCGATGGAAAACCTTGGCAGCCGGAGGCAACTGCATTCATGGATTTGGAAGGAAACACCTCTTTCGTGCTCGGTGCCAATATACATGGAGGAACAGAGGTAGTGAACTATCCATGGGATAACAAAAAAGAAAGACATGCAGACGATGAGTGGTACAAACTGATCAGTCGCAACTACGCAGCCGCTTGTCAGAGTATTTCCGCCAGCTACATGACCTCCGAAACCAATTCGGGAATCATCAACGGTTCAGACTGGTATGTAATTCGCGGAAGTCGTCAGGACAATGCAAATTATTTCCATCGTCTGCGAGAAATTACCCTTGAAATCAGCAACACCAAGTTGGTGCCGGCCTCTCAACTTCCAAAGTATTGGAATCTGAACAAAGAATCTCTGCTTGCTCTGATCGAAGAATCCTTATACGGCATCCATGGTACAGTGACTTCCGCTGCGAACGGACAGCCTCTCAAATGCCAGATCTTGATAGAAAACCATGACAAGCGCAACTCCGATGTTTACTCCGATGCTACCACAGGCTACTATGTACGTCCTATCAAAGCCGGCACTTATACGGTAAAATACAAAGCCGAGGGTTATCCCGAGGCAACTCGTACCATTACGATCAAGGACAAAGAAACCGTCATCATGGACATTGCATTGGGCAACTCGGTTCCTCTGCCTGTACCCGATTTCACAGCTTCTCCTATGACCATCTCAGTAGGCGAAAGTGTCCAATTCCAAGATCAAACGACAAATAACCCCACGAATTGGGAGTGGACGTTCGAAGGCGGACAGCCTGCCATGAGTACAGAGCAGAATCCGCTCGTATCCTATAGTCATCCCGGTCAGTACGACGTTACGCTCAAAGTGTGGAATGCAAGTGGTTCCAACACGATTACGAAAGAAAAATTCATCACTGTCAATGCCGTTATGCCTGTAGCTGAATTCGTCGGTACCCCGACGGAAATAGAAGAGGGCCAGACGGTATCTTTCCAAAACCAATCCACCAATGCTACCAACTACGTATGGATATTCGATGGCGGCACTCCCGCTACCAGTGAAGACGAAAACCCGACTGTGCTTTACAGCAAAGCCGGCCAATACGATGTCACGCTCAAGGCGATCAGTGCTTCCGGTGAAACGGTGAAGACGAAAGAAAAATACATCACTGTCAAGAAAGCTCCGGTCCCTGCTCCGGTAGCCGACTTCGAAGGAACACCTCGAAAAGTAAAGAAAGGCGAGACAGTTACTTTCAAAGACTTGTCTACGAACAATCCGACTTCATGGCTTTGGGTGTTCGAAGGCGGCTCTCCTGCCACCAGCACGGAGCAAAACCCGGTGGTCACCTACAATGAAACAGGCAAGTATGATGTCCAGCTGACTGCCACGAACGAGGGCGGAAGCAATGTGAAGAAGGCAGAAGACTACATTGAGGTTATCCTCGATGACAGTGTCGAGGACATAGTGGCACAGACGGGTATCGTCATTCGTCCGCAAAACGGAACGAAGCAGATCCTCATAGAAGCCAACGCTCCTATCAAAGCGATTGTCCTCTATGACATCAATGGACGGGTCGTACTCAAAACTACTCCGAATCAGCTCCGCTCGACCGTAGATCTTTCCATCCTGCCCGAAGGAATCTACACCATCAATATCAAAACGGAAAAATCCGCTCGTACGGAAAAGATCCATATCGGGTAA